One Proteinivorax tanatarense DNA segment encodes these proteins:
- the msrA gene encoding peptide-methionine (S)-S-oxide reductase MsrA, with product MKGSGNEARYERAVFAGGCFWCMVSPFHVFDGIIDVVSGYMGGHKENPTYEDVKSQTSGHYEVVQITYDPDKIDYDKLLKAFWMQIDPTDPDGQFHDRGPSYRSAIFYTTEEQKEKAEASKKALDASGRFSDPVVTEILPASTFYKAEEYHQDYHEKNPTHYKEDRKISGRDEFIKKHWGEEFWELFNE from the coding sequence TTTTGGTGTATGGTATCTCCCTTCCATGTTTTTGATGGGATAATAGATGTGGTATCAGGCTATATGGGAGGACATAAAGAAAATCCAACCTATGAAGATGTGAAGTCTCAAACATCAGGTCATTATGAGGTTGTGCAAATTACCTATGACCCAGATAAGATAGACTATGATAAGTTACTAAAGGCTTTTTGGATGCAGATAGATCCAACAGACCCCGATGGTCAGTTCCATGACAGGGGACCATCTTATAGATCTGCTATTTTCTACACCACAGAGGAACAGAAAGAGAAAGCTGAAGCATCAAAAAAAGCTTTAGATGCCTCAGGCAGATTTTCCGATCCAGTTGTAACGGAGATATTACCTGCATCAACCTTCTACAAAGCTGAGGAATATCATCAGGATTACCATGAAAAAAATCCTACCCATTATAAAGAAGATAGGAAAATATCAGGAAGAGATGAGTTTATTAAAAAGCATTGGGGAGAAGAATTCTGGGAGCTATTTAATGAATAA
- a CDS encoding phosphotransferase codes for MKKGWSADEKYKVTTNSGKKLLLRISNIKEKERKHKEFQHLSNMDPKIRASTPLAFGSCLKEELTYIIYTWIDGEDADIALNNYSKEKRYKMGYTAGQSLCKINSIPVLDEYEPWDKRYNKKIDNKLKMYESCGANKFL; via the coding sequence ATTAAAAAGGGATGGTCAGCTGATGAAAAATATAAAGTTACAACTAATTCAGGTAAGAAGCTACTGCTCCGCATTTCAAATATTAAAGAAAAAGAACGAAAACATAAAGAGTTCCAACACTTAAGTAATATGGATCCAAAAATTCGTGCTTCAACACCCCTTGCTTTTGGCAGTTGTTTAAAGGAAGAGCTTACTTACATAATTTACACATGGATAGATGGTGAAGACGCAGATATAGCTTTAAATAATTACTCAAAAGAAAAACGGTATAAAATGGGATATACAGCTGGTCAATCCCTTTGTAAGATTAACTCAATACCAGTGCTAGACGAGTATGAACCATGGGACAAGCGTTATAATAAAAAAATAGATAACAAGTTAAAAATGTATGAAAGCTGTGGTGCAAATAAATTTCTTTAA